One window of Triplophysa rosa linkage group LG8, Trosa_1v2, whole genome shotgun sequence genomic DNA carries:
- the gpd1l gene encoding glycerol-3-phosphate dehydrogenase 1-like protein, producing MAAPLKVCIVGSGNWGSVIARIIGSNARKLQHFATTVKMWVYEEMVDGKKLSETINTDHENVKYLPGYKLPENVVAVPQLRDAADGADLLVFVVPHQFIRKLCDEMVGCVSEKARGITLIKGIDEGPEGLKLISDIIREKMGIDMSVLMGANIANEVAAEKFCESTIGSKVLENGLLFKELLQTPNFRITVVDDADTVELCGALKNIVAVGAGFCDGLQCGDNTKAAVIRLGLMEMIAFAKLFSKDGSVSSATFLESCGVADLITTCYGGRNRRVAEAFAKTGKSIEELEKEMLNGQKLQGPLTSAEVYHILKQKNLVDKFPLFTAVYQICFDGKPVQDMITCLQSHPEHL from the exons GGGCTCTGTCATTGCGAGAATTATTGGCTCAAATGCACGGAAACTGCAACACTTTGCCACTACAGTTAAGATGTGGGTGTATGAAGAAATGGTCGATGGCAAAAAGCTGTCTGAGACCATCAACACAGATCACGAGAACGTCAAGTACCTCCCAGGTTACAAACTCCCAGAGAATGTG GTTGCGGTGCCGCAGTTACGGGATGCTGCGGATGGTGCCGATTTACTGGTGTTCGTGGTACCTCACCAGTTCATCAGAAAACTGTGTGATGAGATGGTGGGCTGCGTCTCGGAGAAAGCTAGAGGGATTACATTAATCAAA GGTATTGATGAAGGACCTGAAGGATTAAAGCTCATCTCTGACATCATCAGGGAAAAAATGGGCATCGATATGAGTGTCCTAATGGGGGCGAATATTGCCAATGAAGTGGCGGCTGAGAAGTTCTGTGAGAGCACCATTG GCAGCAAGGTTTTGGAGAATGGCCTCCTATTTAAAGAGCTCCTGCAGACACCTAACTTCAGAATCACTGTGGTGGATGACGCTGACACGGTGGAGCTCTGTGGAGCACTCAAG AACATTGTAGCGGTGGGCGCAGGCTTCTGTGACGGTCTGCAGTGTGGAGACAACACCAAAGCAGCCGTTATTCGATTGGGACTGATGGAGATGATCGCCTTCGCCAAACTCTTCAGCAAGGACGGCTCCGTGTCATCAGCCACGTTCCTTGAGAGCTGCGGCGTGGCCGACCTCATCACCACCTGCTACGGAGGGCGTAACCGGCGCGTGGCCGAGGCTTTCGCTAAAACGGGGAAA AGCATCGAGGAACTGGAGAAGGAGATGTTAAATGGACAAAAGCTTCAGGGTCCATTGACTTCGGCAGAGGTCTATCATATCCTAAAACAGAAGAACCTAGTGGACAA GTTCCCCCTGTTTACGGCTGTGTACCAGATCTGTTTCGATGGAAAGCCGGTTCAGGATATGATCACCTGCCTTCAGAGCCATCCAGAACACCTGTGA